A genomic segment from Bradyrhizobium sp. CB1015 encodes:
- the nodU gene encoding nodulation protein NodU, which produces MRICGIKLTHDGAIAVVEDGRLLFCVEQEKRGNSPRYQSVDNLDAVVRALAEHGLEPRDIDQFVVDGWDGENESQFQLLSGAVQVALKGAPYVERHAEGLLDPVDGVGLLLGGKEFPYKSYPHVTGHVASAYSTSPFAAAGKPSFCLVWDGCIFPRLYYVEPRGARFIGSLFPMIGHAYAAAGLHFGPYRQPNRSSWDLGIAGKLMAYIALGSVDESIVEVFQELYETRLAADTEQARRYREDINNAESSLAAMHAFFEASTLRLAAKRAEDVLASFHVFLERLLVKEIALLLLRYSSLPGARNLCVAGGCGLNIKWNSALRATGLFDDVWVPPFPNDSGSAIGAACGAMAAQDGFGPLQWSVYSGPALQESEVPPDWEAAPCSLSELASILADNKPVIFLSGCAELGPRALGGRSIVAAPTCPAMKDHLNDIKRREHFRPVAPICLEDRAPEIFSPGTPDPYMLFDHQTRANWRDKVPAVVHLDGSARLQTISRNSPHEIAALLVEFEQLTGIPLLCNTSANLHGRGFFPDAAAACQWGRVEHVWCEGMLWSKTVAKKPLSTERLLSA; this is translated from the coding sequence ATGCGCATCTGCGGAATAAAGTTGACACATGACGGAGCAATTGCTGTCGTCGAGGACGGTCGGCTTCTTTTTTGCGTGGAGCAAGAGAAGCGCGGCAATAGTCCACGCTATCAGTCCGTTGACAATCTCGATGCAGTCGTGCGCGCCTTGGCTGAGCATGGCCTGGAGCCGCGGGATATCGATCAGTTCGTCGTTGACGGCTGGGACGGGGAGAATGAATCGCAGTTCCAGCTCCTAAGCGGAGCGGTGCAGGTTGCGCTAAAAGGCGCGCCATATGTCGAGCGTCATGCTGAGGGCCTCCTTGATCCCGTCGACGGCGTTGGCCTCCTCCTCGGAGGCAAGGAGTTTCCATATAAGAGCTACCCGCATGTCACGGGCCATGTCGCGTCAGCATATAGCACCAGTCCCTTTGCAGCCGCGGGAAAGCCTTCGTTCTGTCTGGTGTGGGATGGCTGCATCTTTCCACGTCTTTACTATGTCGAACCGCGCGGGGCTCGGTTCATTGGATCGCTGTTTCCTATGATTGGCCACGCCTATGCTGCCGCGGGCCTTCACTTCGGGCCGTACCGTCAGCCGAACCGCTCCAGTTGGGATCTGGGCATCGCCGGCAAGCTGATGGCTTACATCGCGCTTGGCTCAGTTGATGAAAGCATAGTGGAAGTGTTTCAGGAGCTTTATGAAACACGGTTGGCGGCCGACACGGAGCAGGCTCGCCGCTACCGCGAAGACATCAACAATGCGGAATCGTCTCTTGCAGCTATGCACGCGTTCTTCGAGGCAAGCACGTTGCGCCTGGCTGCCAAGCGAGCGGAGGACGTCCTCGCCTCGTTCCATGTGTTTCTGGAACGTCTTCTTGTTAAGGAAATCGCGCTGCTTCTGCTAAGATATTCGTCGCTTCCGGGAGCGCGAAATCTATGTGTCGCCGGAGGTTGCGGTCTCAATATCAAATGGAACAGCGCGCTTCGCGCGACGGGATTGTTCGATGATGTCTGGGTGCCGCCGTTTCCGAATGACAGCGGCTCGGCAATCGGCGCGGCGTGCGGCGCCATGGCAGCGCAAGATGGCTTCGGGCCATTGCAATGGTCAGTTTACAGTGGTCCTGCCCTCCAGGAGAGCGAGGTTCCGCCGGACTGGGAGGCCGCACCTTGCAGTCTGAGTGAACTTGCGTCGATTCTTGCCGACAACAAGCCCGTGATCTTTCTTTCCGGGTGTGCCGAGCTTGGGCCGCGGGCGCTGGGCGGTAGAAGCATTGTTGCAGCTCCAACGTGCCCGGCAATGAAGGATCATCTCAACGACATCAAGCGTCGCGAGCACTTCCGACCGGTGGCGCCGATCTGTCTGGAGGATCGGGCGCCGGAGATCTTCAGCCCGGGCACGCCAGATCCTTACATGCTATTCGATCACCAGACCCGGGCGAATTGGCGCGACAAGGTCCCGGCGGTGGTCCATCTTGATGGCTCGGCGCGGCTGCAGACAATTTCCCGCAACTCTCCTCACGAAATTGCCGCGCTTCTCGTCGAATTTGAGCAACTCACGGGCATTCCGCTGCTCTGCAACACGAGCGCCAACCTCCACGGACGGGGATTCTTTCCGGACGCTGCGGCAGCTTGCCAATGGGGGCGTGTCGAGCATGTTTGGTGCGAGGGCATGCTCTGGAGCAAAACGGTCGCCAAGAAGCCATTGTCCACGGAACGACTTCTGTCAGCCTAA
- the nodI gene encoding nodulation factor ABC transporter ATP-binding protein NodI, producing the protein MNMSTVAIDLAGVKKSFGDNLIVNDLSFSVARGECFGLLGPNGAGKSTIARMLLGMISPDAGNITVLDEPVPSRARAARTRVGVVPQFDNLELEFTVRENLLVFGRYFGMSARRIEAVAPALLEFARLESRADVRVSELSGGMRRRLTLARALVNDPHLLVMDEPTTGLDPHARHLIWERLRALLARGKTILLTTHFMEEAERLCDRLCVLESGCKIAEGKPDALIDEHIGCNVIEIYGGDPNQLRELIRPYARHIEVSGETLFCYAPYPEQVRVHLRGQANLRVLQRPPNLEDVFLRLTGREMEK; encoded by the coding sequence ATGAACATGTCCACTGTGGCGATCGACCTTGCCGGGGTAAAAAAGTCATTTGGCGACAACCTTATCGTCAACGACCTGTCGTTCTCGGTCGCGCGCGGAGAGTGCTTCGGACTGCTTGGGCCGAATGGAGCTGGCAAGAGTACGATTGCGCGCATGCTCCTCGGCATGATTTCGCCCGACGCAGGCAATATTACAGTCCTCGATGAGCCTGTGCCTTCCCGAGCTCGTGCGGCGCGTACGCGCGTCGGGGTGGTGCCGCAGTTCGACAACCTTGAGCTCGAGTTCACAGTGCGAGAGAATCTGCTTGTGTTTGGCCGCTATTTTGGCATGAGCGCTCGCAGAATCGAGGCGGTTGCGCCCGCGCTGCTTGAGTTTGCGCGTCTTGAAAGCAGAGCGGACGTGCGTGTCTCCGAGTTATCCGGTGGCATGAGGCGGCGGCTGACACTGGCGCGTGCCCTGGTTAATGATCCACATCTACTCGTGATGGATGAGCCCACCACTGGCCTGGATCCGCATGCACGTCACCTGATTTGGGAACGCCTGCGGGCCCTGCTTGCGCGTGGCAAGACGATCCTCTTGACCACTCACTTCATGGAAGAGGCCGAGCGCCTGTGCGATCGCTTATGCGTGCTTGAGAGTGGATGCAAAATCGCCGAAGGCAAACCAGATGCCTTGATCGACGAGCATATCGGCTGCAACGTGATTGAGATCTATGGCGGTGATCCCAATCAACTTCGAGAGCTGATCAGGCCTTATGCGCGGCATATCGAAGTGAGTGGAGAGACGCTTTTTTGTTACGCGCCATATCCGGAGCAAGTCCGCGTGCACCTGCGCGGGCAAGCAAACCTTCGCGTACTGCAGCGCCCTCCGAATCTCGAAGACGTGTTCTTGCGGTTGACCGGGCGCGAGATGGAGAAATGA
- a CDS encoding ABC transporter permease, translating into MDDGYASVMPANAYNWIAVWRRNFLAWRKVALASLLGNLADPITNLLGLGFGLGLIVGRVEGTSYIAFLAAGMVAISAMTSATFETLYAAFARMGVKRTWEGILFTQLTLGDIVLGELVWAASKSVLAGTAIGIVAAALGYASWTSILCAIPTVALTGLVFASLAMVVISLAPTYDYFVFYQSLVITPMVFLCGAIFPTSQLPDSFQHFAGLLPLAHSVDLIRPTMLERGVDSAALHVGALCVYAVLPFFASTALFRRRLLR; encoded by the coding sequence ATGGATGATGGCTATGCGTCGGTGATGCCGGCTAACGCGTACAACTGGATCGCGGTATGGCGACGAAATTTCCTGGCATGGAGGAAAGTCGCGCTTGCATCGCTTCTCGGCAATCTCGCAGACCCTATAACCAATCTGTTGGGCCTTGGCTTTGGCCTCGGACTTATCGTGGGACGAGTTGAGGGGACTTCGTACATTGCCTTTTTGGCGGCCGGTATGGTCGCAATCAGTGCGATGACATCCGCGACCTTTGAAACCCTATATGCGGCCTTTGCTAGGATGGGTGTCAAACGCACCTGGGAGGGAATTCTGTTCACACAGCTCACGCTCGGCGATATCGTTCTAGGTGAGTTGGTGTGGGCGGCCAGTAAGTCCGTTCTAGCGGGGACAGCAATCGGGATTGTCGCTGCAGCGCTGGGCTATGCATCCTGGACGTCCATTCTGTGCGCGATACCCACAGTCGCCCTTACGGGTCTTGTCTTCGCCAGCCTGGCAATGGTCGTCATATCTCTTGCGCCAACTTACGATTACTTCGTGTTTTACCAGTCGCTCGTCATTACGCCCATGGTGTTTCTCTGTGGCGCGATCTTTCCGACGAGTCAACTGCCTGACTCATTTCAGCACTTTGCCGGCTTGTTGCCGCTCGCACATTCGGTCGACCTTATTCGTCCAACGATGCTTGAGCGCGGCGTCGACAGTGCCGCCCTGCACGTAGGTGCGCTTTGTGTTTACGCGGTCTTGCCCTTTTTCGCGTCGACAGCACTATTTCGGCGACGCCTGCTGCGTTGA
- a CDS encoding nodulation protein NodZ — protein MKFYRRSSPEPQQTVTPGEKRPEMSVSMSFVQPGAREKAIEMVSGAMNVRFVVSRRRTGFGDCLWSLAAAWRFAKQTGRTLAIDWRGSCYLDEPFTNAFPVFFEPVEDIAGVPVICDDDINKRSFPGPFFPAWWNKPSIDCVYRPNEQIFRERDQLDQLFQSQRDSDANTVVCDACLMWRCDQEAEREIFRSIKPRAAIQARIDAIYREHFEPYSVIGIHVRHGNGEDIMGHAPYWADAERAFRQVCNAIEKARALPHARPVRAFLCTDSALILEQVSAIFPDVFAIPKQFQAPHAGPLHNAALGAEGGFSALTEMYLLARCDTVIRFPPTSAFTRYARLFAPRVIEFDLNDPSRLILVEDNSQELVAS, from the coding sequence ATGAAGTTCTACCGACGCAGCTCGCCGGAACCGCAACAGACTGTGACGCCGGGCGAGAAGAGACCCGAGATGTCTGTATCGATGTCTTTTGTCCAACCAGGAGCGCGCGAAAAGGCAATCGAGATGGTTAGCGGTGCGATGAATGTTCGGTTCGTAGTGTCCCGGCGACGTACGGGTTTTGGCGACTGTCTGTGGTCCCTGGCGGCAGCTTGGCGTTTTGCAAAGCAGACAGGGCGGACGCTAGCCATCGATTGGCGGGGCTCTTGCTATCTTGATGAACCATTCACCAATGCCTTTCCAGTCTTCTTCGAACCGGTTGAAGACATTGCCGGCGTGCCGGTGATTTGCGACGACGACATCAACAAACGTTCGTTTCCGGGACCATTCTTTCCGGCATGGTGGAACAAGCCATCTATCGATTGCGTCTACCGCCCGAACGAGCAGATCTTCCGGGAACGCGACCAACTCGATCAACTGTTCCAAAGTCAGAGAGATAGTGACGCTAACACGGTTGTGTGTGATGCCTGCCTGATGTGGCGCTGCGATCAGGAGGCGGAGCGCGAGATCTTTCGGAGTATAAAGCCGCGAGCTGCAATTCAGGCTCGGATTGATGCCATCTACCGCGAGCACTTTGAGCCGTACAGTGTGATCGGAATTCATGTCCGGCATGGCAACGGTGAGGACATTATGGGGCATGCTCCCTACTGGGCGGACGCGGAGCGCGCGTTTCGACAGGTCTGTAATGCCATTGAAAAGGCGAGGGCGTTACCACATGCGAGGCCTGTGAGGGCATTCCTGTGCACGGACAGCGCGCTCATCCTTGAGCAGGTGTCGGCAATATTTCCCGATGTTTTTGCGATTCCAAAACAGTTCCAGGCGCCTCACGCCGGCCCGTTGCACAACGCCGCCCTCGGAGCCGAGGGTGGCTTTTCTGCCCTCACTGAGATGTATCTCCTTGCGCGCTGCGACACGGTGATCCGGTTTCCCCCAACGAGCGCCTTCACGCGCTATGCGCGTCTCTTTGCTCCACGCGTTATAGAGTTCGACTTGAACGATCCGAGCAGGTTGATCTTGGTCGAAGACAACTCGCAAGAGCTCGTAGCTTCATGA
- a CDS encoding SDR family NAD(P)-dependent oxidoreductase, whose protein sequence is MGLDLPNDNLIREPLAETHLGCLVYADKARDNRREQKTMLLTGASRGIGHATAKLFSEAGWRVISCARQPFDGERCSWEAGNDDHFQIDLSNHRMLPRAITEVKKRLAGAPLHALVNNAGVSPKTPTGDRMTSLTTSTETWMGVFHLNLVAPILLAQGLFDELRAASGSIVNVTSIAGSRVHPFAGSAYATSKAALASLTRELAYDYAPHGIRVNAIAPGEIKTDMLSPDTEARLVPGIPLRRVGTPDEVAKVIFFLCSDAASYVTGAEVPINGGQHL, encoded by the coding sequence TTGGGTCTCGATCTGCCGAATGACAATCTGATTAGAGAGCCGCTGGCCGAAACACATTTGGGTTGCCTCGTTTACGCCGATAAAGCGCGTGATAATCGTAGAGAACAAAAGACGATGTTGCTCACGGGGGCATCGCGCGGAATTGGTCATGCCACTGCCAAGCTCTTCTCGGAGGCGGGCTGGCGTGTCATTTCTTGCGCGCGCCAACCTTTCGACGGCGAGCGATGCTCCTGGGAGGCAGGGAATGACGATCATTTCCAGATCGACCTCAGCAATCATCGAATGCTGCCGCGTGCGATCACCGAGGTCAAGAAGCGCTTGGCTGGTGCGCCCTTGCACGCGCTGGTGAATAATGCCGGGGTCTCGCCGAAAACGCCCACTGGCGATCGGATGACGTCGTTGACCACGTCAACCGAGACCTGGATGGGGGTGTTTCATCTTAATCTGGTAGCTCCGATCCTGCTGGCGCAGGGTCTGTTTGACGAGCTAAGAGCCGCGTCAGGATCAATCGTAAATGTGACTTCAATAGCAGGCTCACGGGTGCACCCATTCGCCGGTAGCGCCTATGCGACCTCGAAAGCGGCGCTTGCGAGCCTCACACGCGAGCTGGCCTATGATTATGCGCCGCATGGCATTCGTGTGAATGCGATCGCGCCCGGCGAAATCAAGACCGACATGCTATCGCCAGACACGGAAGCCCGTCTCGTGCCAGGTATCCCGCTGCGCAGAGTGGGGACCCCGGATGAAGTGGCCAAAGTCATCTTCTTCCTGTGCTCGGATGCGGCGAGTTATGTCACGGGAGCCGAGGTGCCGATCAATGGCGGGCAGCATTTGTAA
- the nifA gene encoding nif-specific transcriptional activator NifA yields MQNEARQSQHGSMEDNQDNGDRLMLHIPSSGERPASQPEPERDPSGQPSYESALAGIFEISKIVSAPGRLEVMLAKVLGLLQSFVQMRHGIVSLFHDDGIPEITVGAGWSEGSDERYRTCLPQKAIAQIVATDGPLIVESVAGEPAFSAADRELLGASDSVRVSFIGVPIRIEARVVGTLTVDRIQDDSSSLRLEYDARLLAMVANLVGQTVKLHRLLACDRERLLVDKDQPQKIVELEVAARERKKLHAHGIIGDSAALSALLEKIAVVAKSNSTVLLRGESGTGKELVAKAIHESSSRAKRPFVKLNCAALPETVLESELFGHEKGAFTGAVSSRKGRFELADKGTLFLDEIGEISAPFQAKLLRVLQEQEFERVGSNHTIKVDVRVIAATNKNLEEAVARSEFRADLYYRISVVPLLLPPLRQRRTDIPLLAREFLRKFNSENGRTLTLEASAIEVLMNCGFPGNIRELENCIERTATLCTGPSIVRSDFACCQGQCLSMMLWKSTSNDKADVAVPMQPMPAKSIIPLAQTTLPPQSVCGPAPLAPAGTVLVGGASMTDRERVIAAMEKSGWVQAKAARLLGLTPRQIGYALRKYGVEIKRF; encoded by the coding sequence ATGCAAAACGAAGCTCGCCAATCCCAACATGGCTCCATGGAGGATAATCAAGACAACGGAGACAGGCTCATGCTGCACATCCCATCCTCGGGCGAACGACCTGCCTCGCAACCGGAGCCGGAGCGTGATCCCTCGGGGCAGCCGTCGTATGAGAGCGCGCTGGCCGGCATCTTCGAAATATCGAAAATAGTCAGCGCCCCTGGTCGGCTCGAAGTCATGTTGGCCAAGGTCCTTGGCCTGCTGCAATCGTTTGTGCAGATGCGACACGGCATCGTCTCGCTATTCCACGATGACGGTATCCCGGAAATTACCGTTGGCGCCGGCTGGAGCGAAGGCAGTGACGAACGTTACCGCACGTGCCTGCCGCAGAAAGCAATCGCCCAGATCGTAGCGACAGACGGGCCTCTTATTGTCGAGAGCGTAGCCGGCGAGCCAGCCTTCAGCGCTGCCGACCGGGAGCTTCTCGGCGCCTCCGACAGCGTGCGCGTATCGTTTATTGGGGTTCCTATTCGTATTGAAGCGAGGGTCGTTGGTACGCTGACGGTAGACCGTATCCAGGACGATAGTTCCAGTCTTCGGCTCGAGTACGATGCGCGACTGCTGGCTATGGTCGCCAACTTGGTGGGACAAACAGTCAAGCTACATCGCTTGTTGGCCTGCGATCGTGAACGATTGTTAGTGGACAAAGACCAGCCACAGAAGATTGTTGAGCTTGAGGTGGCCGCTCGCGAGCGCAAGAAGCTTCACGCCCACGGGATCATTGGCGACAGCGCCGCGCTGAGCGCTCTGCTCGAGAAGATTGCGGTTGTAGCCAAATCGAACAGCACGGTTCTGCTGCGGGGCGAATCCGGCACCGGCAAGGAGCTCGTAGCCAAGGCCATTCACGAGTCCTCGTCCCGCGCTAAACGACCGTTCGTTAAACTGAATTGCGCGGCGCTGCCAGAGACGGTTCTGGAATCGGAATTGTTTGGCCATGAGAAAGGTGCCTTTACCGGTGCGGTCAGCTCGCGCAAGGGGCGCTTCGAGCTTGCTGACAAAGGGACGCTATTTCTGGATGAGATCGGAGAGATCTCAGCTCCGTTCCAGGCGAAATTGCTGCGAGTTCTGCAAGAGCAGGAGTTCGAGCGCGTCGGTAGCAATCACACGATTAAGGTCGATGTTCGAGTCATAGCTGCGACCAACAAGAACCTTGAAGAGGCCGTGGCAAGGAGCGAGTTCCGCGCGGACCTCTACTATCGTATTAGCGTAGTTCCCTTGTTGTTGCCGCCGCTGCGCCAAAGACGCACTGATATTCCGCTGCTAGCCCGAGAGTTCCTCAGAAAGTTCAACAGCGAGAACGGCCGTACGCTCACCCTGGAGGCGAGTGCGATCGAGGTACTGATGAACTGCGGGTTTCCGGGAAATATTCGCGAACTCGAAAATTGCATCGAGCGAACAGCGACGCTGTGTACCGGGCCATCGATTGTGAGAAGTGACTTTGCATGCTGCCAAGGCCAGTGCCTTTCCATGATGCTCTGGAAAAGCACATCGAACGACAAGGCCGACGTGGCGGTACCCATGCAGCCGATGCCTGCAAAGTCCATCATTCCGCTAGCTCAAACGACATTGCCACCGCAGTCTGTCTGCGGACCGGCCCCACTGGCACCTGCCGGCACAGTTCTCGTTGGTGGTGCGAGCATGACCGATCGCGAGCGTGTCATTGCGGCCATGGAAAAATCTGGCTGGGTGCAGGCCAAGGCAGCGCGCCTACTCGGACTAACCCCGCGCCAAATCGGCTATGCGCTGCGAAAATACGGAGTTGAGATAAAGCGGTTCTGA
- a CDS encoding electron transfer flavoprotein subunit beta/FixA family protein, protein MHNVVCIKQVPDSAQIRVHPVTNTIMRQGVPTIINPYDLFALEAALELRDRFGGEITVLTMGPPSAEESLRKALAYGADRAVLLTDRCFAGSDTLATTYALATAIRKIGKDYRPTNVIFTGKQTIDGDTAQVGPGIAKRVGVVQLTYVAKIRSLDLAAQTIEVERRCEGGVQVLQTKLPCLITMLEATNQIRRGAMADALRAARAQIVKWSAQEAGVEDTSNCGLKGSPTVVKRVFAPSARAEKAALVEAAEQPAQALIDAMFSLQPKLETDLAALARGARSGESRP, encoded by the coding sequence GTGCACAATGTCGTCTGCATCAAACAGGTTCCGGACTCGGCGCAAATCCGCGTTCACCCCGTGACCAATACAATCATGCGCCAGGGAGTGCCGACAATCATCAACCCATATGACCTCTTCGCGCTCGAGGCCGCGCTGGAGCTGCGCGATCGGTTCGGCGGCGAAATTACCGTGCTTACCATGGGACCGCCATCGGCAGAAGAGTCCCTGCGAAAGGCGCTGGCTTATGGTGCCGATCGCGCCGTCCTACTCACCGATCGCTGCTTTGCGGGCTCCGACACACTGGCCACAACGTATGCACTTGCAACCGCCATCCGGAAAATCGGTAAGGACTATCGCCCGACGAATGTCATTTTCACGGGAAAGCAGACCATCGACGGCGATACTGCGCAGGTTGGGCCCGGCATCGCAAAGCGAGTGGGCGTAGTGCAGCTGACTTACGTTGCTAAGATCAGATCCTTGGACCTCGCCGCTCAAACGATTGAAGTGGAACGACGCTGCGAAGGTGGTGTGCAGGTGTTGCAAACCAAATTGCCGTGCCTCATCACCATGCTTGAGGCGACCAATCAGATTCGGCGCGGCGCGATGGCGGATGCCTTGCGTGCCGCGCGTGCCCAAATCGTGAAATGGAGCGCGCAAGAAGCCGGTGTCGAAGACACCTCCAACTGCGGTCTCAAGGGCTCGCCGACGGTCGTTAAGCGTGTGTTCGCTCCCTCTGCGCGGGCCGAGAAGGCGGCGCTGGTTGAGGCCGCTGAGCAACCGGCGCAGGCGTTGATAGACGCAATGTTCTCGCTTCAACCGAAGCTCGAAACCGATCTTGCGGCACTTGCTCGTGGCGCTCGATCCGGAGAGTCCAGGCCATGA
- a CDS encoding GFA family protein, translating to MTSQASRFAADQPPKICCEYLTEQARALFGPHPFASQLSEDQVARVLPEYLAMSQAFPYLQAGSQGDLIFDAMHHNRDIARDIELTSVVANFICWDETGGHGRILQGGKAALPDILLTESFHSNLLKKDASQLLGRAILPNYSSRTKQYLHSLYAGLSSKDSLVRCAYMVAFELHAADMIQSLWTTLAETFKAQPDDLEYFRSHVGGEDPAEKYHGEMTGRLIGELVQPDRSDRFLNEFLQAYRVSVQWCRDLIAIAARTGDDHSEIEHHGSCHCGSVKFYVRAPRELSGVRCNCSICQMSGFLHLLVTGDKLRIERGEEFLTTYQFNKNIARHTFCRLCGVKPFYRPRSNPSGFSVNIRCLDRRTIARVRITEFDGEHWEQAFVSMHKDPESCFEDQRSELEWRAQ from the coding sequence ATGACATCTCAAGCGTCTCGATTTGCAGCGGATCAGCCTCCGAAGATATGCTGCGAGTACCTGACCGAGCAAGCGCGAGCCTTGTTCGGCCCGCATCCGTTCGCCTCTCAGTTGTCCGAAGATCAGGTTGCCAGGGTGCTGCCCGAATATCTGGCGATGTCACAGGCGTTCCCGTACCTGCAGGCGGGGTCCCAAGGGGACCTCATATTTGATGCAATGCATCACAATCGGGATATTGCGAGAGACATTGAGCTGACCAGCGTGGTCGCGAACTTTATCTGTTGGGACGAGACCGGAGGCCATGGCCGAATTCTCCAGGGGGGCAAGGCCGCGCTACCGGATATTCTGTTGACAGAAAGCTTTCACTCCAACCTGTTGAAGAAAGATGCCTCCCAACTACTCGGCCGAGCAATACTGCCCAACTATAGCTCTAGGACGAAGCAGTATCTGCATTCTCTCTACGCCGGATTGTCATCGAAAGACTCCCTCGTTCGTTGCGCTTACATGGTAGCTTTTGAGCTACATGCTGCGGACATGATCCAATCGCTGTGGACCACCCTGGCCGAAACGTTTAAAGCGCAGCCGGACGATCTGGAGTATTTTCGCAGCCATGTGGGCGGAGAAGATCCCGCGGAGAAGTACCACGGAGAAATGACAGGCCGGCTGATTGGTGAACTTGTGCAGCCTGACCGTAGTGATCGTTTTTTGAATGAATTCCTCCAAGCCTATCGGGTCAGCGTCCAGTGGTGCCGCGATCTCATCGCAATTGCGGCACGCACCGGAGATGATCACTCGGAGATCGAACATCATGGCAGTTGCCATTGTGGCTCTGTCAAGTTCTACGTCAGAGCGCCGCGGGAGCTCTCTGGAGTTCGTTGCAATTGCTCGATTTGTCAAATGTCTGGGTTTCTCCACTTACTCGTAACTGGCGATAAGCTACGCATCGAGCGCGGTGAAGAATTCCTCACTACATATCAGTTCAACAAGAACATTGCTCGGCACACGTTTTGCCGGCTTTGTGGGGTAAAGCCATTCTATAGGCCGAGGTCGAACCCCTCCGGGTTCAGCGTAAATATTCGATGCCTGGACAGAAGGACGATCGCGCGCGTAAGAATAACCGAGTTCGATGGCGAGCATTGGGAGCAAGCATTCGTCTCAATGCACAAGGACCCGGAGTCCTGCTTCGAAGATCAAAGGAGTGAGCTCGAATGGCGCGCGCAATGA
- a CDS encoding 2OG-Fe(II) oxygenase — translation MARAMSDKSRQLSEEMLTKYRIELLVKGTAVIAPQILFTQADLTKIDQLQAEIPEEEVREGDAGDLHSVFVKRVRVDPPGRAPSNVSGTASGQIMELLESKDRSFALRQIFGASSDYVVRRCQMHRMPPGSFVGIHLDAKSDPDFEYAVIVQLARDFEGGEFVVYPTVYEQHVFRPPFGAVLVTTCKVRHEVKPVSSGERRSLVYFCSKRGGANRRVIESSTARL, via the coding sequence ATGGCGCGCGCAATGAGTGATAAATCCCGCCAGCTTTCAGAGGAAATGCTGACAAAGTACCGCATAGAGCTGTTAGTAAAGGGGACGGCCGTTATCGCCCCCCAGATATTGTTCACTCAAGCCGACTTGACCAAGATCGATCAGCTGCAGGCTGAGATTCCCGAGGAAGAAGTGCGGGAGGGAGATGCCGGCGACTTGCACAGCGTCTTTGTCAAGCGCGTAAGGGTAGATCCACCCGGCCGGGCGCCTAGCAACGTGAGTGGTACAGCTTCAGGGCAGATCATGGAGCTACTTGAAAGTAAAGACCGCAGCTTCGCGCTAAGACAGATCTTCGGAGCATCCTCAGATTACGTGGTTCGCCGATGCCAAATGCATCGTATGCCGCCCGGGTCCTTTGTGGGCATCCATTTGGATGCGAAGAGTGATCCGGACTTCGAGTACGCGGTGATTGTGCAGCTAGCGAGAGACTTCGAGGGGGGTGAGTTCGTGGTATATCCTACCGTGTACGAACAGCACGTATTCCGGCCACCATTCGGCGCCGTGCTTGTCACGACATGTAAGGTCCGGCATGAAGTTAAGCCGGTGTCGAGCGGGGAGCGCCGATCTCTTGTCTACTTCTGTTCAAAAAGGGGCGGCGCGAACCGCCGGGTCATCGAAAGTTCTACCGCTCGGCTATGA